In one window of Gossypium hirsutum isolate 1008001.06 chromosome A01, Gossypium_hirsutum_v2.1, whole genome shotgun sequence DNA:
- the LOC107925673 gene encoding NDR1/HIN1-like protein 1, whose amino-acid sequence MSVKECGNHGKYRRKIFRRVIAGILIFILIVLITILLIWAILRPSKPRFILQDTTVYAFNASTPNLLTSNFQVTLSSRNPNDRIGIYYDRLDVYATYQNQQITLRTAIPPTYQGHKEINVWSPFVNGNSVPIAPEYSASLGSDQSAGSVFLMIKIDGRVRWKVGTFISGRYHLYVRCPAFITFGSKSNGVSVGENAIKYQFVTRCSVSV is encoded by the coding sequence ATGTCGGTAAAAGAGTGCGGCAATCACGGGAAGTACCGCCGGAAAATCTTCCGTCGAGTCATCGCCGGCATCCTAATTTTCATTCTAATCGTGCTGATAACAATTCTTCTCATATGGGCCATCCTCCGTCCCAGCAAACCCAGGTTCATCCTCCAAGACACCACCGTCTACGCTTTCAACGCCTCCACCCCTAACCTCCTCACCTCCAATTTCCAAGTCACTCTATCTTCTCGAAACCCCAACGACAGAATCGGCATTTACTACGACCGGCTCGACGTTTACGCCACCTACCAGAACCAACAAATCACCCTCCGAACAGCCATCCCTCCAACGTACCAGGGTCACAAAGAGATCAACGTTTGGTCACCCTTCGTCAATGGGAATTCAGTGCCTATCGCACCGGAATATTCCGCCAGTTTAGGATCCGATCAGAGTGCCGGGTCGGTTTTCTTGATGATCAAGATTGATGGACGGGTGAGATGGAAAGTTGGGACTTTTATTTCTGGGAGGTATCATCTTTACGTTAGGTGCCCGGCTTTTATTACCTTCGGCAGCAAAAGTAACGGCGTTTCAGTCGGAGAAAACGCTATTAAGTACCAGTTCGTGACTAGATGCAGTGTTAGCGTGTAA